ATAATTTCTGAAAACAGCAATTCCAAGGGAAGGGACTTTTTCTTCCTTCATTAAATCTTCAATGTATACTTCGTTTGGAAGATCAGATTTCTTTTTAAGGTTTAATTTTTTAGCATCAAAAATAATCTCTGTGAGAGCCGATTTGACAGAAGATAAGTCACCTTTACTACTTCCATAGGGGCTGACGATTGTGAGGAAGATTCTACTTTTTAAGTCATGATAAACAAAATTAGAAATTCCTTTTTCTTTTCCATAAGTCCAATAAAAATAATCCCCAACAAACACTCCTTCACCAAATGCAATAGGGTCTTCTGATATGGAATCAGACAAAACGGTTTTTTTGATAATTGTATCTTTGGATAATTTAGAGATAAGTTTTGGTTTTTTAAGTTCTAAACTGAAAAGAGAAAGGTCTTCCGGTGTAGAATAGATTCCGCTATTACCAATTAGAACTTCATTTGAATCTACATTTGTATTTTGAAAACCAAGAGGATTAAAAATTCTCTCTTTTAGAAAATGAGAATACGAAGTTCCTGAAACTTTTTCTATGATATAAGATAAAAAAAGAAAATCTAGCCTACTATACTTCCAATACTCTCCTGGAGGGAAAGCAGGTTTTAGTTTGGATTCTAAAAACAGTCGTTTGATATCATCGCGTTTTAAATGAGATTTTTCCGTATCAAAATTAGGCAAGAACTCAATGACTTTTGGTAGTCCCGATGTATGTCGTAACAAGTGACCTATTGTAACTTTTGGATAAGGGAACCATTTTAGATGTTTTGATACTGGATCGGTTAAGGAGATTTTTTTCTCCTCCTCTAATAAGTGAATTGCAAAGGAAGTAAAAGTTTTTGTTGATTCACCTAACGGGAAATTGTGTTTTTTATAAAGTTGGTATCTTTTTCTTTTTTTTCCAGCATAAATGGATTCTCGGAAAAGGATGTTGTCATCTTGGGAGATAAGGACAACACCTTGAAAACCTTCTTGTTTGATTTTTCTTCGAATTTTTTCTTTGGTTTCTTCAGAAAAAGAACCGATTCCAGGCTCTGCACAGTTAATAATGAATAAACTGAAAAGTAACCCACTGATAATCCGAAAATACATGATTTTATTAAGGACTTAGTCTCTTTTGATTAGACTAGGGTGGTATCCTTCCGGTGCATCAAATCCTAAAAGATCCATCATTGTTGCTGCAACATTGGCTAGTCCCTTTTCTTTTAAGTCCTGATTGAGTTTAATTTTTCCCTTTGGATCATAAAGAACGAATTGTACTGGGTTTAATGTGTGGCTTGTTTTCGGAACAGGTTTTCCGTCTTTCGATGTTTCCGCCGTTCCCTTTTTTGTGAGTTGGTACATCTCGTCTGCATTTCCATGGTCAGCCGTAATACATAATACAGTTTCTGTTTCATCACAGATTTTTTTGATTCGGTCTAAACATACATCCAGATACTCCAATCCACGAACGGTAGCACCCATATTTCCAGTATGCCCCACCATATCTCCGTTAGCATAATTGACTCGTAAAAATGGAAATTTGTGAGATGTTAATGCAAGTACTAAGTTGTCTGTAATTTCTTTTGCTTTCATTTCTGGTTTTTGGTCAAAAGGAATGATGTCTGATTTTACTTCTTCATATGTTTCCAAAGTTTGATTGAAATATCCAGACCGGTTTCCGTTCCAGAAAAAAGTTACGTGCCCATACTTTTGTGTTTCAGACAAAGCATACTGAGCAATTCCTTCATTGGCAAAGTATTCTCCCATGGTGCGATCAATTACAGGAGGGGCAACTAAGTATTGTTTGGGGATAAACAGATCTCCGTCGTATTGCATCATCCCTGCAAATTCAACTTTGGGAAATCGTTTTCTGTTGAAGTTGGTTAATGAATCCTCTGTAAAGGCTCTAGATATTTCGATTGCACGGTCACCACGAAAGTTAAAAAATACTACAGAATCATTATCTTCTACTTTACCAACGGGTTTCCCATTGGAATCACCAATCACAAATCCTGGTAGGTATTGATCAATGACTGATGGATTTTCTTGTCGGAAAGTTTCAATTGCTTCTTTTGCGGATTTGAAGTTACGACCTTCTCCTTCGACATGGTGGTTCCAACCTCTTTCTACCATAGACCAATCGGCATCATACCGATCCATGGTGAGTTCCATTCTTCCACCACCAGATGCAATTAGAATGTCGATTCCCTTATTCCTATAGGAATCCAAATATTCTTCAAAAGGGTTTAGATAGTCTAACGCTGATTTTTCGGGTACGTCCCTTCCATCTAAAAGAATATGAAGTCGTATCTTTTTAATATCTTGTTTGATTGCATTGTCTATCATAGCCTTTAGGTGATCTATATGGCTATGGACATTTCCATCTGAGAACAATCCAAGAAAATGAAATGTAGATTGTTTTGATTTACAGTTGGAAACACATTTATTCCAAATTGGACCTGAAAATAAACTTCCATTTTCTATCGATTGAGAAACCAATTTGGCTCCTTGATCAAAAATTCTTCCCGAACCTAGAACATTATGACCAACCTCAGAATTACCCATATCATCATCACTGGGCATTCCCACTGCCGTTCCATGTGCTTTTAATAAAACTGTGGGGTGAGTTTTCCAAAGTCCCTTTAAGACAGGCATTTGGGCCTTTGCAACGGCGTTTCCGTTTTCATATCCTTTTTCTGTAAATCCAACTCCATCTAAGATGATGAGTAAAACTTGTTTGGTTAGTGAACCATTTGGATTTTTTTTTAGAGTTAACATAAATTAGATTCCCCTGTCTTTTTCCACTCTGAGATTTATTGAAGATTTTGCAACTGGAAGATATCAAAAGGTGTTAGTTCCACTGAACTTGGAATTGGATTTAAAAGTACGTTTCCCAAATTGGAGTCATAAACATAAATTCCTGGTCGGGTGAAATCCGTAGATCCAACCAACAATTTGCCTTCACTCGTCAGTAGTAAACCAGAGAGACTGATTCCGATATTTCCAGGAATTTGTAAAAGTGTTCCGATACGTTCGCCAGTTCGCGGACGAAAGGCTTGGACTGTTTTTGTAAATCCCGCATCTAATACGGCTGCAAATCCCAATTCTTCGTTTTTGATTTGGAAAGCGAGAATATCTCCTCCCGCTATTTCTTCGGCAAACAGACGATTGGCGTGAAATTGACGAGTGCTCAAACGAAAGGCGACAATACCTGCATCAATTTGCGAAATAAAGCCAACACGTCCCACGCAGGAAAAAACCAAATGTGGTTCGCCAAACAAATTTACCTTTTGGATTTTAGAACTTGGATTTCGATAAGGTAAGGTGTAGATCGATCTAATTTGATTTATATCCATATCTATTTCCACTAGATATGAATCAGAGTTAGGTGGCAGATAACCAGATACATCATTTCTATCAAGTCGTTGTAATAATACAAACAAACTTGATCCGTCCTGAACCATGTAAGAGGATTCAACCGAACTATCAGGAATTCCAGAAGTAGAATAGGTTTCTCTTAATGAAATAAAAGAAACACCACCAATTTTTGTTCCATTTGATCTGGAATAAATAGCCAATTCATCAGAATTATATAGGCTTACGAAATATTTATCGTTCCAAACAGAAATGTCTTGGGGATTTTTACCTTGTCCAACACTAAACTCTTGTTCGGTGATAAATCCTAATTGAGGATTCAATACCTGAATGCTGTCGCGATTCAAACGATTGACAATAAATACTCTGTCATTTGTGTATCTTCCCACCGCATCTGAATGGATTGGAATCGAAGTGGGAAATGTTGTAAATGAGTTTGGTTCAAACGTTTTGAACCTCCCACCACTTGCAAAATCCGAAGTGACAACACCAACGGATGTGGGAGATGCCGATAAAAATAAAAACTGAAACAGACTTGGCTTTTCAATTTCCAATTGAGCACATTGCAATTGCAAAAATATGCAGAGTAGAGTGAATCGAAAGCCATGTTCGGGATTTATGCGTTGCCCGTTTAACCGCGAGCAAGATTTATTGGAAGTTTGGATCCAATTTTTGGTGGGTAATAACCGTATAGCGTATATTTCCCATATGGTTTTGTATACGAAGTGCGAATATTTTACTGTGAATAAACGTATAGCAAATATTTCCCGCACGGTTTTGTATGCGAAGTGCGAATATCTTGCTGTGAATAATCGTATTGCAAATATTTCCCACACGGTTTTGTATGCGAAGTGCGAATATTTTCGAGCAGATAACTGT
The sequence above is drawn from the Leptospira sp. WS4.C2 genome and encodes:
- a CDS encoding serine hydrolase domain-containing protein; its protein translation is MYFRIISGLLFSLFIINCAEPGIGSFSEETKEKIRRKIKQEGFQGVVLISQDDNILFRESIYAGKKRKRYQLYKKHNFPLGESTKTFTSFAIHLLEEEKKISLTDPVSKHLKWFPYPKVTIGHLLRHTSGLPKVIEFLPNFDTEKSHLKRDDIKRLFLESKLKPAFPPGEYWKYSRLDFLFLSYIIEKVSGTSYSHFLKERIFNPLGFQNTNVDSNEVLIGNSGIYSTPEDLSLFSLELKKPKLISKLSKDTIIKKTVLSDSISEDPIAFGEGVFVGDYFYWTYGKEKGISNFVYHDLKSRIFLTIVSPYGSSKGDLSSVKSALTEIIFDAKKLNLKKKSDLPNEVYIEDLMKEEKVPSLGIAVFRNYGLSWKKMYGTKSQHTLFRAGSLSKTMTATATLRLVESGQIDLYSNWIGKLKQYKVSVPKGKRRSVVNLDLILSHTSGLTEKGNWDDPINSGKKHLRELKDTNTTKGNGLKLYYKPGTKSRYSGGGYSIVQEILTERTGKSFHNLMSEVVFQPLHMTRSTFRQNLSINDDRCDGYDELGNILPQKAFVTPELSSGGLWTTPEEVGILFSEVAKAKQGKSNFLSKESAEYLLSPKMSAANLTVHALVAHGFFLNRTGKTEYFFHGGHTKGHKSLALFNTEKGYGVVIMTNSENGSKLIWRILRSVSVEEKWDKFVN
- the gpmI gene encoding 2,3-bisphosphoglycerate-independent phosphoglycerate mutase, whose amino-acid sequence is MLTLKKNPNGSLTKQVLLIILDGVGFTEKGYENGNAVAKAQMPVLKGLWKTHPTVLLKAHGTAVGMPSDDDMGNSEVGHNVLGSGRIFDQGAKLVSQSIENGSLFSGPIWNKCVSNCKSKQSTFHFLGLFSDGNVHSHIDHLKAMIDNAIKQDIKKIRLHILLDGRDVPEKSALDYLNPFEEYLDSYRNKGIDILIASGGGRMELTMDRYDADWSMVERGWNHHVEGEGRNFKSAKEAIETFRQENPSVIDQYLPGFVIGDSNGKPVGKVEDNDSVVFFNFRGDRAIEISRAFTEDSLTNFNRKRFPKVEFAGMMQYDGDLFIPKQYLVAPPVIDRTMGEYFANEGIAQYALSETQKYGHVTFFWNGNRSGYFNQTLETYEEVKSDIIPFDQKPEMKAKEITDNLVLALTSHKFPFLRVNYANGDMVGHTGNMGATVRGLEYLDVCLDRIKKICDETETVLCITADHGNADEMYQLTKKGTAETSKDGKPVPKTSHTLNPVQFVLYDPKGKIKLNQDLKEKGLANVAATMMDLLGFDAPEGYHPSLIKRD